The following are encoded together in the Micromonospora lupini genome:
- the sucC gene encoding ADP-forming succinate--CoA ligase subunit beta yields MDLYEYQGRDLFERHGLPVLAGGVATTPEEARAIAERLGGRVVVKAQVKVGGRGKAGGVKLAEGAEETVARATDILGMDIKGHTVHKVMITVTADVAEEYYFSYLLDRANRTFLCIASVAGGMDIEQVAADTPDRVVKAPIDANTGVDEAKAREIVTAAGFPAEVADQVVDVAVGLWQAFVAEDATLVEVNPLAKNGDGRLLLLDAKITLDENAAFRHPDHEALVDQAAVDPLEQAAKAKDLNYVKLDGEVGIIGNGAGLVMSTLDVVAYAGERHGNVKPANFLDIGGGASAAVMANGLEIVLSDPAVKSVFVNVFGGITACDEVANGIIQALALLEQRGEKVTKPLVVRLDGNNAEAGRAILDGANNPLVQRVDTMDGAAERAAELAAAGV; encoded by the coding sequence GTGGACCTGTACGAGTACCAGGGGCGGGACCTGTTCGAGCGGCACGGCTTGCCCGTGCTGGCCGGCGGCGTCGCCACTACCCCGGAAGAGGCCCGTGCGATCGCCGAACGCCTCGGCGGTCGCGTGGTCGTCAAGGCGCAGGTGAAGGTCGGTGGCCGAGGTAAGGCCGGCGGCGTCAAGCTGGCCGAGGGCGCCGAGGAGACGGTGGCCCGCGCCACCGACATCCTCGGCATGGACATCAAGGGCCACACCGTCCACAAGGTCATGATCACGGTGACGGCGGACGTGGCCGAGGAGTACTACTTCTCTTACCTGCTCGACCGGGCGAACCGCACCTTCCTCTGCATCGCCAGCGTGGCCGGCGGTATGGACATCGAGCAGGTCGCCGCCGACACCCCGGACCGCGTGGTGAAGGCGCCGATCGACGCGAACACGGGCGTCGACGAGGCCAAGGCACGGGAGATCGTCACCGCCGCCGGCTTCCCGGCCGAGGTCGCCGACCAGGTGGTCGACGTGGCCGTCGGCCTGTGGCAGGCGTTCGTCGCCGAGGACGCCACCCTGGTCGAGGTGAACCCCCTCGCGAAGAACGGCGACGGGCGGTTGCTGCTGCTCGACGCGAAGATCACCCTGGACGAGAACGCCGCGTTCCGGCACCCGGACCACGAGGCCCTCGTCGACCAGGCCGCCGTGGACCCGCTGGAGCAGGCCGCCAAGGCCAAGGACCTCAACTACGTCAAGCTCGACGGCGAGGTCGGCATCATCGGCAACGGCGCGGGTCTGGTCATGTCGACCCTCGACGTCGTCGCGTACGCCGGTGAGCGGCACGGCAACGTCAAGCCGGCCAACTTCCTCGACATCGGCGGCGGCGCGAGCGCCGCGGTGATGGCGAACGGGCTGGAGATCGTGCTCTCCGACCCGGCCGTGAAGAGCGTCTTCGTCAATGTCTTCGGCGGCATCACCGCCTGCGACGAGGTCGCCAACGGCATCATCCAGGCGCTCGCCCTGCTGGAGCAGCGCGGCGAGAAGGTCACCAAGCCGCTCGTCGTCCGGCTCGACGGCAACAACGCCGAGGCCGGCCGGGCGATCCTGGACGGCGCGAACAACCCGCTCGTACAGCGGGTGGACACCATGGACGGCGCGGCCGAGCGGGCCGCCGAGCTGGCAGCTGCGGGGGTCTGA